The DNA sequence GTATTCCTGAGTGTTTGATGACTTGAAGTTCATGTTAGGTGAGGTATGGGAGCAAACTCAAGAGCTACAAACAGTAATTGCTACATACCTACAATATGTACAAAAAATTATGTTGGGtgtttgtgaaaaacaaaatatttgttatatgatatacagtacaggaatACACAATTTGTTTTCTGTAACAAAGGTATTTACTTACGTATAGGACCACATCAGTTGCTATTTACAGTCAAGTGATCAGACCACACATCATTAGTTGTTGGATAACAGACATTACTAAGAGGCTGTACATCACACTGGCCTGGATGACTTACCAGATAAACAATCCACATTGgacccttaacccttgtgtggtcctttgggtcaccgggacccgaaggaccacacaaggatgatgtacttccgtttattttgttgagaattgctctctaaactctgtctcttgtaaagtaagtaaagtttgtttcctagcacatttaaacaccgtttaagctgaccaaaacgCTGTACAAACGAGCAccaaggtgctgtattaacctttgttttgtccttcgggtcaccgggacccgaaggaccacacaagggtaaACCCAGTTCTTCACACAACTCACCATCATTTGTGAATGATGACACTAACATAATTACTTCCAAAGCAGCAACAGTGTTAGGAGGACAGAGCGGACTCAAATGCAAGGCACAAGGTAACACATTTATTGAACAAACAAGGGCTAACGAGGAACTCAGGAGCAGAAACCAGGATTGTGAAGGACTAGAGGGGGAAAACCTAGGATAGCGAGGGACTCAGGGGCAGAAGCTAGGAAGGCGAAGGGCTCAAGgggaaaacctaggatggccagggaGCTCGGGGGAACGCGGGGAAACCGGGGCTGAAGACCCGAGGAGGAGGCACTGGAGCTGGGAAGCAGGGGAAGCAGAGGATGGCTGGCTGGATGCGAACACAGAGGCAGGATGGAGCAGGGTGCCATGGGAGGGGGACTGGATGGCAAGGCCAGCTGACCGGGTCTGGAAGGCTGGGAGGTGAACACTGTGGAACAAACACAAAGAAGGGTAAGCCAAGGAAAGGTACACGCACAAAAGCTTTGTGGTCA is a window from the Perca fluviatilis chromosome 1, GENO_Pfluv_1.0, whole genome shotgun sequence genome containing:
- the LOC120565978 gene encoding wiskott-Aldrich syndrome protein family member 1-like, with translation MSLRSGAVCDGWGRLAVSLCLFFSGCQFFSVCSVSLPVSLFALPPPLLPTVCQMTTHTCCQSTITALPPHTPASHLQSSTVLQPRPHRPSLLNGCLSAIVFTSQPSRPGQLALPSSPPPMAPCSILPLCSHPASHPLLPLLPSSSASSSGLQPRFPRVPPSSLAILGFPLEPFAFLASAPESLAILGFPPLVLHNPGFCS